The genomic window TTAGCTATGGCTGGAGTTATGACATATGGATTCTGGAAAGTGGGAAAGGGAATTCGGGAACAGAAGTATgtattctttatttcatttttttttagtttgGGTTATTGGGgtttgagagagagatctATGTCTACGATCATCTCGGTGGAAATTTTTTACTCTTGAGGGTTTTGTTGAATTCTACGATACTTTTTGAATGATTCAAGAATGCCATCTGGAGAGCTtggatatgatattgaattaCACAATCAAATAGCCGAAaatctcctctcttttctcGCCAGATAATTCGAATGGATAATTAACTAACATATATTGAATAGTGAACTTGCCCGTGAAAAAATGTGGTCTAGAATCCATTTAATTCCACTTTTGACAGCGGAAACCGATCGTGACCTTGTCAGAAGACATTGGGCGGActtgaagagagaaaaggaattgTTGGGTAGTGAGACTAGTCCATATAACAGTGATAGGTATgttgttttgtttatttatctaGGAAGAGTGCTAGGGATGGAAAGGAATCGAGAAGGAGGACgggaaggagggaaagggTAAGAAAATGATGctaataattttgatattatagatACGTCAGACCTACATATGCAGTCACTCCCATTCAAGTCACCAAGGATTAAACTGGTGCAAGGGACGTTAGGGATGTTGAGATCTTGGGGTAGGGGAATTTTCGTGAGTGCGGTAGGCTGGGATGGACTGAGCTGAGCTATCGCTTCATTTTCTGTTCAGTCTTGAGTCTACGGTCAAGGGTAAGGGAATTGGATGCATTGAGATAATGCGAATGGGGAATGTAGATAGGtgattgatggaaatgaaaatagtgGATGGAAGAAGTGGCAGAGAAGagtaaaatgaaaatgacaTAAAACTAAACATGCAGTAGAAATGTTGATTTTGCTCGCTTGTGATTGGTGTTGGTATATAGTGAGATTccgaaaattgaagaaggggGAAGGTGATGGAGGGGAGAATCTGAAAAGTTTCTGGGTTGCATTATTATGATGAACAGATTTGAGATATAAATCGGATAGTGGGATGTAGGAGTAGAAGTAGGAGTTTTGTGGAGGGAGTTtgagggatgggatggagatggagtggatgggatgggatgggataaaATCTAAAGGGGTGTATGGGGTTAGGGTTAACACTCTTGTAATTTCGAAGTTTAGTTGACCATCCCGTAGGCTGGTCAGAAATGAAAGATctaataaaagaagaagaagaagtttaTTCCGCATGCCAGCACAACCCAGTATCaatactacctaggtatatcCATGGGCCCAGTTGAATTTGGAGGGGTAGCGGGGTCCTTTTTATATCTGGGATTAAGTTTGAAATATTACGAGTAAATTTGAGATCTAATCAATAGATTCAGACGTAGAATTCTGTAATAAGAGCAATCATATAAATTAGATACTTTATTCTGAAAAGGGCCACTTTACATATCATTGTGTATCCATCGACGCGAGTTGAGAGTTAGGTAATAGAGCGGGGAGAGCTTAAGCACCTTCCCTTTATCGTTATCATTACATCTCGCGAAATGACCTCACCATCCATATCTGTATCTCCATCTACGTACAACTCGACTTTCATTTCAACGTGTTAACATCCCACCTTCCTTTCATAACTCTCGCAACGAAATACAAACACGCAAAAACACACAAAAATGGCATTCCCTCAACCAAAACTACTACGCGGCAACAACCCATCCGACATCTCCTTCGCCAGCGAAACGTACTCCATAACCACCGAACAAATCAGCACCCTTCAATCGCGCTGCGCATCCGCCAAATCCACAGCCTACTGTCCCTATTCGAATTTCCGCGTCGGGGCGACGATTCTCACAAACGAGGGAAAATATGTCGATGGTGCAAATGTAGAAAACGCAGCGTATCCCGTGGGAACCTGTGCGGAGAGAGTGGCGTTTGGAAAGGCGATCACGGAGGGTCATAAAGGATTTAAGACGATTGCTGTTGCGACGGATATTAGTCCGCCGGCGAGTCCGTGTGGGATGTGTAGACAATTGTGAGTgtattttggttttggttttgttttgtttttgcatGATGGGAACTGTGGAAATGGGCAGGGATATAGGCAGGTTATGGTGGAAGCTAGGAACTATGGGAATTGTGGGAGATACCGGATTGAGGGATATTGCTAATGTCTATGGGTAAACGTAGTATCCGTGAATTCTGCGAGCTGGATATGCCAATTTTTATGTTTGACAAGAATGGGGATTTCATGGTTGCGAGGTTAGGAGAGGTATGTGCtatttttcttctgtttcGTCCCTCCTCACACGCTCTCTCTGGGGATTCTATCTGTGACCCAAAAGttcgatttgatttggattaAGGGGAGTTTCTTCTGAATAAACTGCTAATGGAACATGGTGCAAATAGCTTTTACCATTATCTTTTGGACCAGAAGCCTTGCCACCGAG from Botrytis cinerea B05.10 chromosome 15, complete sequence includes these protein-coding regions:
- the Bccdd1 gene encoding Bccdd1; the protein is MAFPQPKLLRGNNPSDISFASETYSITTEQISTLQSRCASAKSTAYCPYSNFRVGATILTNEGKYVDGANVENAAYPVGTCAERVAFGKAITEGHKGFKTIAVATDISPPASPCGMCRQFIREFCELDMPIFMFDKNGDFMVARLGELLPLSFGPEALPPREKLAEIGK